One segment of Alnus glutinosa chromosome 2, dhAlnGlut1.1, whole genome shotgun sequence DNA contains the following:
- the LOC133859563 gene encoding E3 ubiquitin-protein ligase At3g02290-like, whose protein sequence is MAATLSDGELWVSFGFEPENPEEEAIIGVPMKVRRSLLSSHESAKAIIPLLLCCTTLPEQFHRCPEFIRYVSEYVRSLHTHVRHLYVYGHVAWDDIDPSESLWFYRLSAEDPSSTGDGDREGYKVVMMPHRRSASAVQAVKHVKLEEASECAICLQDLLVGAEAAKLPCSHVYHGGCIVQWLDRSNQCPLCRFQVV, encoded by the coding sequence ATGGCGGCCACGTTATCTGACGGTGAGTTGTGGGTGAGCTTTGGGTTCGAACCAGAGAACCCAGAAGAGGAAGCGATCATCGGAGTTCCTATGAAGGTGCGTCGCAGCCTATTGTCGTCCCACGAATCCGCAAAAGCCATAATACCCTTGCTGCTCTGCTGCACGACCCTGCCGGAGCAATTTCACCGTTGTCCTGAATTCATCAGATACGTATCGGAGTATGTTCGTTCATTGCATACTCACGTGCGCCATTTGTACGTCTACGGCCACGTGGCTTGGGATGACATAGACCCAAGTGAGAGTCTTTGGTTTTACAGATTGTCGGCGGAGGATCCGAGTAGCACCGGAGACGGCGACAGAGAGGGCTACAAGGTGGTTATGATGCCACACCGGCGGTCAGCATCGGCAGTACAAGCGGTAAAGCACGTGAAGCTCGAAGAAGCTTCGGAGTGTGCCATTTGCTTACAGGACCTTCTGGTTGGGGCTGAAGCTGCCAAGTTGCCATGCTCGCACGTCTACCATGGCGGCTGCATTGTTCAGTGGCTTGATCGGAGTAACCAGTGTCCCTTGTGTCGTTTCCAGGTTGTCTAA